From the Desertibacillus haloalkaliphilus genome, one window contains:
- a CDS encoding ion transporter codes for MELKNKEELSQQSRPFRTMIKQLVEHKYFQPIVIAIILLNGLVIVAESYLTGNGLLLFLDQIIVWVFVLELVLKIIGLGFKGYFSQRWNIFDFTIVVASLAFYNTPFVSVLRLIRVLRLIRMIPAIPALRKIIDSLMKSIPALTGILGLSILIFSIYAIIGTTFFRDVLPYEFFGSFHTALFTLMQVVTFESWASQVARPVINEIPWAWVYFVSFIIIGALVILNLVVAVILSYLGQEDEVNREEQMDRLYKENRELKHDIEEIKQILLNQQNNRGMDGAPRDEEKHSS; via the coding sequence ATGGAATTAAAAAATAAGGAAGAGTTGAGCCAACAAAGTCGTCCATTTCGAACGATGATTAAACAGCTTGTTGAGCATAAATATTTTCAACCGATTGTTATAGCAATTATTCTTTTAAATGGCTTGGTTATCGTTGCAGAGAGCTATTTGACTGGTAACGGGTTATTACTTTTCTTAGATCAAATCATTGTTTGGGTATTTGTACTTGAGCTAGTCTTGAAAATTATCGGTCTCGGATTTAAAGGGTACTTTTCGCAAAGGTGGAATATCTTCGACTTCACGATTGTTGTCGCTAGTTTAGCCTTTTATAATACACCATTTGTTAGTGTCCTGAGATTGATCAGGGTCTTGCGATTAATTCGCATGATTCCGGCGATTCCAGCACTACGTAAAATCATTGACTCGTTAATGAAATCGATCCCGGCCTTAACCGGAATCTTGGGCTTATCAATCTTAATTTTTTCAATCTATGCGATCATCGGGACGACTTTCTTTAGAGATGTATTGCCTTATGAGTTTTTTGGTAGTTTCCATACGGCATTATTTACGCTAATGCAGGTTGTTACCTTTGAGTCGTGGGCGAGCCAAGTGGCTAGGCCGGTTATTAATGAAATCCCATGGGCTTGGGTTTATTTTGTCTCCTTCATTATTATTGGAGCATTAGTTATTTTAAACCTTGTCGTTGCTGTTATCTTAAGCTATTTAGGACAAGAGGACGAAGTGAACCGTGAGGAGCAGATGGACCGGCTATATAAAGAGAATCGTGAATTAAAGCACGATATCGAGGAAATAAAACAAATTCTTTTAAACCAGCAAAATAATAGAGGAATGGATGGGGCGCCTCGTGATGAAGAAAAGCATTCTTCATAG
- a CDS encoding S1C family serine protease has product MGYYDEHYSNERRSEQRNRKGIGLSAFVGAVVGGLVVLLAQPLLSPDQGGSEVADPTTVPIETEQLVGVDESVNVSVNSDITEAVEMVSDAVVGVINLQQSNFWSEAGGEGTGSGVIYKVDGDRAFVVTNHHVIEGASQVEVSLSDGSRVEAEVLGADIFTDLAVLEIESENVTTSAEFGNSELLRVGEPAIAIGNPLGLEFSRSVTQGIISATERSIPVDLSGNRQVDWHAEVIQTDAAINPGNSGGALINIQGQVIGINSMKIARSSVEGIGFAIPSSLAIPIINDLERFGEVQRPQMGVGIRSLSEIPSYHWQQTLNLPDDVKAGVFIMSVSPMSPADHAGLDEYDVIVGLDDNEIKDSHDLRKYLYTEKSTGDQMEVSFYRDGQKQTVTLELTEETY; this is encoded by the coding sequence ATGGGTTATTATGATGAACACTATTCAAATGAACGCAGAAGTGAACAAAGGAATCGAAAAGGGATTGGTTTATCTGCGTTTGTCGGTGCGGTTGTTGGGGGACTTGTTGTCTTGCTCGCACAGCCACTGCTGTCACCAGACCAAGGTGGTAGTGAAGTAGCGGATCCAACAACAGTCCCTATTGAGACCGAACAGTTAGTAGGTGTAGATGAGTCTGTGAATGTCTCCGTTAACTCAGATATTACAGAAGCCGTTGAAATGGTTTCTGATGCTGTTGTTGGTGTAATTAACTTACAGCAATCAAACTTTTGGTCTGAAGCTGGTGGAGAAGGCACGGGTTCTGGGGTCATTTATAAAGTAGACGGTGACCGCGCCTTTGTTGTTACAAATCATCATGTGATTGAAGGAGCGAGCCAAGTTGAAGTTAGCTTAAGTGATGGCTCACGAGTCGAAGCCGAAGTACTAGGTGCTGATATTTTCACTGACCTTGCTGTTTTAGAGATTGAAAGTGAGAATGTCACAACTTCTGCTGAGTTTGGTAACTCCGAACTACTTCGCGTCGGTGAACCAGCAATTGCCATTGGCAATCCACTTGGGCTAGAATTTTCACGTTCTGTCACCCAAGGGATCATCAGTGCGACTGAACGTAGCATCCCAGTTGATCTAAGTGGTAACCGCCAAGTCGATTGGCATGCTGAGGTTATACAGACAGATGCAGCGATTAATCCAGGAAATAGTGGCGGCGCACTCATTAACATTCAAGGTCAAGTGATTGGAATTAACTCAATGAAGATTGCGCGGAGTTCCGTTGAAGGGATTGGATTTGCAATTCCATCTTCGTTAGCGATTCCGATCATTAATGATTTGGAACGCTTTGGCGAAGTTCAACGGCCACAGATGGGAGTTGGCATTCGCTCGTTATCAGAAATTCCAAGCTATCATTGGCAGCAAACATTAAACTTACCTGACGATGTCAAAGCGGGAGTATTTATTATGAGTGTTTCTCCAATGTCGCCAGCAGATCATGCTGGACTGGATGAGTACGATGTCATTGTTGGTCTTGATGATAATGAAATAAAAGACAGCCATGATTTAAGAAAGTACTTATACACAGAGAAAAGCACTGGTGATCAGATGGAAGTATCTTTCTATCGGGATGGACAAAAGCAAACAGTTACATTAGAATTAACAGAAGAAACTTATTAA
- a CDS encoding adenine deaminase C-terminal domain-containing protein yields MKLNATRAELIEVAKGERPADIYIKNGTVINVYSGELLKHNVAIYKDSIAYLGESEHSIGEQTNVIDATGKYISPGFIESHAHPWVFYNPVSVTGKVLPLGTTTTVNDNLFFYLHMGAKGLKDMIKDLRTLPGSFFWLIRLVSQSDYPKERQWFNQKDIQSLLELDDVLGSAEVTRWPLLYDADPFVLDTVEHVKKLGKVVDSHNAGCNYEKLNAIAASGVNACHEAITTEEALNRLRLGIWTVLRNSSLRPDLPEIIKLITEQKVNTSRVIMTTDGPHPSFIDEEGFVDGLVRKAVELGIDPIQAIQMVTINPATYLRLDEYIGGLAPGRQADVLLLPDLTSFRPEQVIAKGEIVAENGELTTKLPNINWEQYLVREPFTVAKSVIENPDLYRYPHPVPEQPVPVAHFLSTVISKRTDATLPSKNGFIDLSQHEDLVQAFLIDRNGNWVSKALLQNYAKNIDGLATTYNTTTELLVMGKDPKAMAKAAARVHELNGGVVLVDNDEIVLEIPLPLTGMMTTSTSFDTAVTYQNQFLTAMQERGYPFHDILYSLLFLTCDFLPGLRLTPHGLYEVKKDKILDPAVPVAVTERI; encoded by the coding sequence ATGAAACTTAACGCAACAAGAGCGGAGTTAATTGAAGTTGCTAAAGGAGAACGCCCTGCAGACATTTATATTAAAAACGGAACCGTCATCAATGTGTACTCTGGGGAATTACTAAAACACAACGTAGCGATCTATAAAGACAGTATCGCCTACCTCGGTGAAAGCGAGCACTCGATTGGAGAACAAACAAACGTTATCGATGCGACTGGAAAGTATATTTCCCCTGGGTTTATTGAATCTCATGCCCACCCGTGGGTGTTTTATAATCCGGTTAGTGTCACAGGTAAGGTCTTACCATTAGGTACAACGACAACTGTTAATGATAACTTATTCTTTTATTTGCACATGGGAGCAAAGGGATTAAAGGATATGATTAAAGATTTACGAACGCTCCCTGGAAGTTTCTTTTGGTTGATCCGACTCGTCTCTCAATCTGATTATCCTAAAGAAAGACAATGGTTCAATCAAAAGGATATCCAATCGTTACTCGAGCTTGATGACGTCCTTGGCAGCGCCGAAGTCACGCGTTGGCCGTTACTTTATGATGCAGATCCATTTGTATTAGATACGGTTGAACACGTAAAAAAATTAGGAAAAGTCGTTGATAGCCATAATGCTGGCTGTAACTATGAAAAATTAAATGCAATTGCTGCTTCTGGTGTTAACGCTTGTCACGAAGCGATTACGACAGAAGAAGCATTAAACCGGTTGCGTTTAGGCATCTGGACTGTCCTGCGAAACAGTTCCCTTCGCCCTGATCTACCTGAAATCATTAAATTGATTACCGAACAAAAAGTAAATACAAGTCGAGTCATTATGACGACTGATGGGCCACACCCATCCTTTATTGATGAGGAAGGTTTTGTCGACGGTCTTGTCAGAAAAGCGGTTGAACTGGGCATTGATCCAATTCAAGCCATTCAAATGGTGACGATAAATCCAGCCACTTACTTACGATTAGACGAGTATATTGGCGGCTTAGCACCTGGTCGACAAGCAGACGTGCTTCTCTTACCAGACCTAACAAGCTTCCGCCCTGAACAAGTAATCGCCAAAGGGGAAATCGTCGCTGAGAACGGCGAGCTAACAACGAAGCTCCCTAATATTAATTGGGAGCAATACTTAGTCAGAGAACCATTTACCGTTGCAAAGTCGGTCATAGAAAACCCAGATTTATACCGTTACCCACATCCAGTCCCAGAACAGCCAGTCCCTGTCGCTCACTTTTTAAGTACAGTGATCAGTAAGCGAACAGACGCGACTCTCCCGTCTAAGAATGGCTTTATTGATCTTTCTCAACACGAAGACCTCGTCCAAGCCTTTTTAATTGACCGAAATGGAAATTGGGTATCGAAAGCGCTTTTACAAAATTACGCAAAGAACATAGATGGGCTTGCCACGACGTATAACACAACAACCGAACTATTAGTGATGGGTAAAGACCCTAAAGCAATGGCGAAGGCAGCCGCAAGAGTCCATGAGCTTAACGGAGGTGTTGTCCTTGTTGATAACGACGAAATCGTCCTAGAAATCCCGTTACCGTTAACCGGAATGATGACAACCTCCACTTCATTTGACACAGCCGTTACTTACCAAAATCAGTTTTTAACCGCGATGCAAGAACGTGGCTATCCATTCCATGACATTTTATATTCGTTACTGTTTTTGACGTGTGATTTTCTACCTGGACTACGTCTAACGCCTCATGGATTATACGAAGTCAAAAAAGACAAGATTTTAGATCCAGCCGTCCCAGTAGCCGTAACAGAGAGAATATAA
- a CDS encoding two-component system regulatory protein YycI, translating to MDWSRTKTIFIVTFLFLNSFLIFQLIEQMNANQINIIAEATIQERLEEMNIEIDVDIPEEDIAGIYIVGSSVGYDNEIRDFLSDQQIRIVDETTVISTLDEPYELGPADYGIQLDRFLDEYIWRGEEYRFAGWDEELRQVVLYQTYDDVMIYTFDEVSLLLQLNEEGEITGYQQNYLTINEQGQEREVLSGLRAIETLLNEQLMMSNHVVSHLELGYYSLLQPFGGVQVFAPMWRITVDDDNYLVHAIDGSIQQVN from the coding sequence ATGGATTGGAGTAGAACAAAAACCATATTTATTGTTACGTTTCTGTTTTTAAATTCTTTTCTCATTTTCCAATTGATTGAACAAATGAATGCAAACCAAATTAATATCATTGCTGAAGCGACGATTCAAGAGCGCTTAGAAGAAATGAATATAGAGATTGATGTTGATATACCTGAAGAAGATATTGCAGGAATCTATATTGTCGGTAGTAGTGTGGGCTATGATAATGAGATCAGAGATTTTTTGAGTGATCAACAAATTCGGATCGTTGATGAAACGACCGTCATTTCAACTCTTGATGAGCCTTATGAGCTTGGACCAGCTGACTATGGCATTCAATTAGACCGGTTTTTAGACGAATATATTTGGCGTGGCGAAGAGTATCGTTTTGCAGGTTGGGACGAGGAACTTCGTCAAGTGGTACTCTATCAAACCTATGATGATGTTATGATCTATACCTTTGACGAAGTGTCATTGCTGTTGCAGCTTAATGAAGAAGGCGAGATTACTGGTTATCAGCAAAATTATTTAACCATTAATGAACAAGGTCAAGAACGAGAAGTTTTATCTGGTTTACGAGCGATTGAGACTCTCTTAAATGAACAATTGATGATGAGTAATCACGTCGTGTCGCATCTTGAATTAGGGTACTATAGTTTGTTGCAGCCGTTTGGTGGTGTACAAGTATTTGCGCCAATGTGGAGAATCACCGTTGATGATGACAATTATCTCGTTCATGCGATTGATGGTTCAATACAACAAGTAAACTAA
- a CDS encoding alanine/glycine:cation symporter family protein, producing MSILELLDEVNAVLWGPPSLILLFGTGLFLTVVLKGLQFRHLIYAFKLGFGKEDQNDATAAGDVSHFKALMTALAATIGNGNIAGVATAITLGGPGALFWMWIVGLLGMATKYGEALLAVKYRVKNERGEYSSGPMYYIERGLGRKFKWLALFFALFGSLAAFGIGNSVQSNTIADVASNSFGMPGWLTGALLMILVGFIVFGGLQRISAVASFFVPIMAFLYISGAILILILNYDMIIPAFELIFYYAFNPVAAAGGFLGVVVSEAIRNGVARGVFSNEAGLGTAALIAGNARADHPVKQALVAMTGTFIVTIIVCTMTGLTLLITGFWDPSGGLISGVQHDATLEGGALTSAAFGSALGIIGEYIVSFSVVFFGFSTIVGWYVYGEKCFEYLVGSRGIAGYRLAYIVACGIGAVANLATVWAFADMANALMMIPNLIALLLLWRVIVAETNDYFTNFYKHANAVGSVEKKIG from the coding sequence ATGAGTATATTAGAGCTACTAGATGAGGTCAATGCCGTATTATGGGGGCCTCCTAGTTTAATTTTATTATTTGGGACAGGGTTATTTTTAACCGTAGTTTTAAAGGGATTGCAATTTCGCCATCTCATCTACGCCTTTAAGTTAGGATTTGGTAAAGAAGATCAGAACGATGCCACAGCTGCTGGTGATGTTAGTCACTTCAAAGCATTGATGACAGCTCTTGCAGCGACGATTGGTAATGGAAATATTGCTGGTGTAGCAACTGCGATTACATTGGGAGGGCCAGGAGCGCTCTTTTGGATGTGGATTGTTGGATTGCTAGGTATGGCTACGAAGTATGGTGAAGCGTTGCTTGCGGTGAAGTATCGTGTAAAGAACGAAAGAGGCGAATACTCAAGTGGACCGATGTATTATATCGAACGAGGGCTCGGCCGTAAATTCAAATGGCTAGCGTTATTCTTTGCATTATTCGGTTCGCTTGCAGCCTTTGGTATTGGTAATAGTGTCCAGTCAAACACGATTGCTGATGTTGCTAGTAATAGCTTTGGGATGCCGGGCTGGCTCACAGGTGCTCTCTTAATGATCCTTGTTGGTTTCATTGTTTTTGGAGGTCTCCAACGAATTAGTGCTGTTGCTAGCTTTTTTGTACCGATTATGGCTTTTCTATATATTAGTGGAGCGATTCTTATTCTAATTTTAAATTATGATATGATCATTCCTGCTTTTGAACTTATTTTCTATTATGCCTTTAATCCAGTCGCAGCTGCTGGTGGCTTCCTAGGAGTAGTCGTATCTGAGGCGATCCGTAACGGGGTAGCCCGCGGAGTGTTTTCCAATGAGGCGGGTCTTGGTACTGCGGCGCTAATTGCTGGTAATGCACGTGCGGATCATCCGGTTAAACAAGCGCTTGTGGCGATGACTGGTACATTTATTGTCACGATTATTGTCTGTACGATGACCGGGTTAACGCTGCTGATTACAGGTTTCTGGGATCCATCTGGTGGTTTGATTTCGGGAGTACAGCACGATGCAACACTTGAAGGTGGTGCATTAACAAGTGCGGCCTTTGGTTCAGCTCTTGGAATCATAGGGGAATATATTGTCTCATTTTCTGTGGTTTTCTTTGGTTTCTCAACGATTGTTGGTTGGTATGTCTACGGAGAGAAATGCTTCGAATATCTCGTTGGTTCAAGAGGGATTGCTGGTTACCGCTTAGCTTATATTGTGGCTTGTGGAATTGGAGCGGTTGCTAATCTTGCAACGGTATGGGCTTTTGCAGACATGGCTAATGCGTTAATGATGATTCCTAACTTAATTGCGCTACTTCTTCTCTGGAGAGTGATTGTTGCAGAAACGAATGATTACTTTACAAACTTTTATAAACATGCGAATGCAGTAGGGTCTGTAGAGAAAAAGATTGGATAA
- a CDS encoding SDR family NAD(P)-dependent oxidoreductase → MRLEEKVAIITGAGSGIAKNIAFRFAKEGCAVICADIKGEEETAAKINEAGGRALAIKSDVSSLNSWEELLKKTIDEFGTVNILCNIAGISEAVDIVDLTEEQFDNMINVNLKGVFFGMKVVLPELVKNGYGKIINIASLAAHVGLTGLPSYSASKGGVISLSRQVAMDYADQNIQINVVSPGIIETPILANNPPEVTKAFTDATPIGRLGKPDEIGNMVLFLASEESDFVTGQAIKVDGGWGSK, encoded by the coding sequence ATGAGATTAGAGGAAAAAGTGGCAATTATAACTGGGGCTGGTTCTGGTATTGCAAAAAATATTGCATTTCGGTTTGCAAAAGAAGGTTGTGCAGTTATTTGTGCTGATATTAAAGGTGAAGAAGAAACGGCAGCTAAAATTAATGAAGCTGGTGGCAGAGCGTTAGCTATTAAATCTGATGTTTCTAGTTTAAATAGTTGGGAAGAGTTATTGAAGAAAACCATCGACGAATTCGGAACAGTGAATATCCTTTGTAATATAGCTGGAATTTCTGAAGCAGTTGATATTGTGGACTTAACAGAGGAGCAATTTGATAACATGATAAATGTTAATCTAAAAGGAGTATTTTTTGGAATGAAAGTTGTTTTGCCAGAGTTAGTAAAAAACGGGTACGGGAAAATTATAAACATCGCTTCACTTGCTGCACATGTAGGGTTAACTGGACTTCCAAGTTACTCAGCTTCAAAAGGAGGTGTCATTTCATTAAGCCGTCAAGTGGCAATGGACTATGCCGATCAAAATATCCAGATAAATGTAGTGTCACCTGGTATTATTGAAACACCGATTTTAGCAAATAACCCTCCTGAAGTTACAAAAGCATTTACAGATGCTACTCCGATAGGTCGTTTAGGGAAACCAGATGAAATAGGAAATATGGTACTTTTTCTTGCTTCTGAAGAATCCGATTTTGTAACTGGTCAGGCAATAAAAGTAGATGGGGGTTGGGGGTCTAAATAA
- a CDS encoding CxxH/CxxC protein — protein sequence MCCVEHVEIAIDEVVDEYHTAPVVEKLTEESVLSTSCSFCSKQALYRISE from the coding sequence ATGTGCTGCGTAGAGCATGTTGAAATAGCGATTGACGAAGTTGTTGATGAATACCACACTGCACCAGTTGTTGAGAAATTAACAGAGGAGTCTGTTTTATCCACAAGTTGTTCTTTTTGTTCTAAACAGGCTTTGTATAGGATTTCGGAATAG
- a CDS encoding YycH family regulatory protein yields MTYEQMKSAVLTFLVLLSVILTWQLWTFQPEYSLLEEEPEYIESDPIGEEKAVAEVIQPEQMVLHNGSDDYIVTHEDALFTELYNVLLSSEIDGVFTPANEGLQSLLAIEHGVEVVYPTSVVNDVFLRKLTVDADDFHMPLEEVDRVLLFTTSDSDYVHIRFVSESGQRIVQAFTNYPSGEFEDHFLSQTNELPKAVSYPAHITNEGFSVQHYLPEETLAFDRLSYTSTLTSATDFRQILFSDPNYVKFYRQEDGDQVFTDGNRMMTISGDRNFMDYIHPVFTDNQEPGSTDIVSRAYEFINGHSGWTDMYLLYDWTSSSVRDEALFRMNVSGLPVFAVEGEDRAYIYVSQSGIQISRYVRPLFDLDAEPINAREQVILPSGQEVLTYLESEGYLERQRRPEVKVGYELTKENAIITLEPHWFIGYNGHWEKISFGDRNDLEDERDGLE; encoded by the coding sequence ATGACATATGAACAGATGAAATCAGCTGTACTAACGTTTCTTGTCCTTTTGAGTGTTATCCTAACGTGGCAGCTTTGGACATTTCAGCCTGAATATAGCTTGTTAGAAGAAGAGCCTGAATATATTGAGAGCGATCCAATTGGTGAGGAGAAAGCGGTGGCTGAAGTTATTCAACCTGAACAAATGGTGCTCCATAATGGTAGTGATGATTACATTGTTACCCATGAAGATGCGTTATTTACAGAACTTTATAATGTCTTATTATCGAGTGAAATTGATGGGGTATTTACCCCTGCAAATGAAGGTCTTCAATCGTTATTAGCGATTGAACATGGGGTTGAGGTGGTTTACCCGACTTCTGTCGTTAATGATGTGTTTTTACGTAAGCTTACGGTCGATGCTGATGATTTCCATATGCCGCTAGAAGAGGTTGATCGTGTATTGCTTTTTACAACGAGTGACTCAGATTATGTTCATATTCGTTTCGTTTCTGAAAGTGGACAACGAATTGTTCAAGCATTTACAAATTACCCGAGCGGTGAATTTGAAGATCATTTCTTATCGCAAACAAATGAATTGCCTAAAGCAGTTTCATATCCTGCACATATCACGAATGAAGGCTTTTCAGTTCAACATTATTTACCTGAAGAAACCTTGGCATTTGACCGGTTGTCTTATACATCAACATTAACTTCAGCGACTGACTTTAGACAAATTCTCTTTAGTGATCCAAATTATGTGAAGTTTTACCGTCAAGAGGACGGAGATCAAGTGTTTACTGATGGTAATCGCATGATGACAATTAGCGGAGATCGTAACTTTATGGATTATATTCATCCAGTTTTTACAGATAACCAAGAGCCGGGCTCGACTGATATTGTTAGCCGTGCTTATGAGTTCATAAATGGGCACAGTGGCTGGACTGACATGTATCTCTTATATGATTGGACGTCTTCAAGTGTAAGGGACGAAGCGCTTTTTCGAATGAATGTTTCTGGCCTACCGGTTTTTGCTGTTGAAGGTGAAGACCGAGCTTATATTTATGTATCACAGTCTGGTATTCAAATCTCGCGGTATGTTCGTCCTTTGTTTGATTTAGATGCAGAGCCAATCAATGCGAGAGAACAGGTGATACTACCGTCTGGACAAGAGGTGCTGACATATTTGGAGTCAGAAGGGTACTTAGAGCGACAGAGGCGCCCTGAAGTGAAAGTTGGCTATGAGTTAACGAAGGAAAATGCAATTATTACCTTAGAACCACACTGGTTTATCGGGTATAATGGCCATTGGGAAAAGATTTCATTCGGTGATCGAAACGATCTGGAGGACGAACGCGATGGATTGGAGTAG
- the rlmH gene encoding 23S rRNA (pseudouridine(1915)-N(3))-methyltransferase RlmH, translating into MNISIVVVGKLKEKFLKSGIDEFTKRIRPYAKIDIIEVADEKAPEQLSDVEMDQIKAKEGERILAKIPHDTHVIALAIDGKMYSSEQLAKEIDQLATYGKSKLAFVIGGSLGLSDEVMKRANGTISFSKMTFPHQLMRLILVEQIYRAFKINRGEPYHK; encoded by the coding sequence GTGAATATTTCGATTGTTGTTGTTGGGAAGCTAAAGGAGAAATTTTTGAAATCAGGAATAGATGAATTTACGAAACGAATTCGCCCCTATGCGAAGATAGATATCATTGAAGTCGCTGATGAGAAAGCACCGGAACAACTAAGTGATGTGGAGATGGACCAAATAAAAGCAAAAGAGGGCGAGCGCATTCTTGCGAAAATTCCTCATGACACACATGTGATTGCATTAGCGATCGATGGCAAGATGTATAGCTCAGAACAACTAGCAAAGGAAATTGATCAGCTCGCGACGTACGGTAAAAGTAAGCTTGCGTTTGTGATTGGCGGGTCACTTGGACTAAGCGATGAGGTCATGAAACGCGCCAATGGGACCATCTCATTTTCAAAGATGACTTTTCCACACCAGCTCATGCGCTTGATTCTTGTCGAGCAAATTTACCGTGCTTTTAAGATTAATCGGGGGGAACCGTATCATAAGTAG
- a CDS encoding MBL fold metallo-hydrolase, translating to MSLSFSVLASGSTGNAVYVATEKQRLLIDAGLSGKKMDMLFEKAGLDPAQLDGILVTHEHSDHIKGVGIIARKYNVPIYANEKTWNAMEQGLGKIPLDQKFTFAPEQVQTFADLDVESFRVSHDAAEPMFFVFHHQGKKLALATDLGYVSDRIKGTIKDANALIFEANHDTNMLRMGRYPWSVKRRILSDVGHVSNEDAGLALAEVIGDQTSSIYLAHLSKDNNMKDLARLTVKQTLEGKGFQVGDQFHLYDTDPEKPTEIAVV from the coding sequence ATGAGTTTATCGTTCAGTGTGTTAGCAAGTGGAAGTACGGGGAATGCCGTATACGTTGCAACAGAAAAGCAACGGTTGTTAATTGATGCTGGCTTGAGTGGTAAAAAAATGGACATGTTATTTGAAAAGGCTGGCTTAGACCCCGCGCAGTTAGATGGGATATTGGTGACACATGAACATAGTGACCATATCAAAGGGGTCGGGATTATAGCTAGAAAGTATAATGTACCGATCTATGCCAATGAAAAAACCTGGAATGCGATGGAACAAGGACTTGGGAAAATCCCATTAGATCAGAAGTTCACGTTCGCGCCAGAACAAGTCCAAACGTTTGCTGATCTTGATGTTGAATCTTTTCGTGTTTCACATGATGCGGCTGAGCCAATGTTCTTTGTCTTTCACCATCAGGGGAAAAAGCTCGCACTTGCAACGGATCTTGGTTATGTGAGCGATCGTATTAAAGGGACAATTAAGGATGCCAATGCGTTAATATTTGAAGCGAATCATGATACGAATATGCTACGTATGGGGCGTTACCCATGGAGTGTTAAACGTAGAATATTAAGCGATGTTGGTCACGTTTCAAATGAAGATGCAGGTCTCGCACTTGCCGAAGTTATCGGTGACCAAACATCTAGCATTTATTTAGCGCATTTAAGTAAAGATAATAATATGAAGGATCTAGCAAGGTTAACGGTTAAACAGACATTAGAAGGAAAAGGATTTCAAGTCGGTGATCAGTTTCATTTATATGATACAGATCCCGAGAAGCCAACGGAGATTGCTGTCGTTTAG